A window from Salvia miltiorrhiza cultivar Shanhuang (shh) chromosome 2, IMPLAD_Smil_shh, whole genome shotgun sequence encodes these proteins:
- the LOC131011817 gene encoding uncharacterized protein LOC131011817 isoform X1 produces the protein MDLPPPPPSFGRRHHHHHLRYENVLRPPDFLPPPYPHHLPPPPPPPQTRSSNILLPPPSPPPPPPPPLPMRHMSPTPHPRRFAFSPPRYPIIERSHHYEFDPPPKPYFRPTRLPPPPPPPPREDMPLQIVPDYPKRNPFFEYENYSRGRIDDIRELPENWDRDLRWGATGVHSRVPEIDRGRRDRYRDVIPESLELYRKRDDGRRWDSELSDWGSDLDRRRDYDERRWDSGRDYDERRWDSGRNDRSRDLYRECDYDERRWDSGMNDRSPDLYREPSFDGRRWDSGINNQGRELCIQVVDDDERRRDSSRSAGVLSRLGNRQRELSENDLRLGGVLSRRGNRQPEFAEDDLSLGGVLSRLGNRQPEFSADNPSLGRFSGRLGTGVSKGELMWPDKKKKLQKKNTLLRTQLGSRSRHSGGFKSQHFANNTSRGSFKVKEKGSAKMQTRMEVKREREQSPMELAISFKSNALVAKAIQVPSHPATELSVRSNSVEERIGCSASALPAAKQNVVSDFQFDSQEASKEHTSTRQPLLGADLQMERDNHTFKVDACNPLVPKLKRKRSNLNTRPALSYVVHSVITKCSDHAGGLVTTTEDADRVHQLRADGVAHQAHENFLPKENCGYGDSLNINLDVNISNKNVHDKASVCDADMDAIKPVSRYIKFGSDTEDEVSEHPNLGEAMQMKEDAIISDVAFKDANSEDFFPNQPDTPQVMLDAKHFRSLEGAAVTVCPNVAFDISVSSCILSANNKETLPEFEASFSDNVGTVLSHNVYSVEGSPEMLSGGETCLSIDNSSSKVITDEETCVSVGHSSKDIRKRKRGGAQMGLSGTKTNVNVETVRFIDGGVTRCLAKDIDPAMDGDFADEKDRCKVVNCLQEGPSGVEDSVLEVDFTANGSFPGYQKKQKLSSPRSSLSSLSEDDTLADGFSNPPILEQHSTRPSELGAERSGNTSSASITTTQCRTTDVRGEVGINDLNVANQDEDLVDGDGSLGNDDLALIASGISCSDRNCPSASDSGDESLASSFDMRSCMSSPEGLHVYSDSCFLGNTKTDACLSDTEMICRSDKISNKKHVFADPNTSSLGRCFEAAVKKSQTNPGIPQFLLKDTSQVVKKLYPVHGKLTWSKDQVPSAVTKVFPVQHPPLNFSNTRKSYSSHATKSRTWCRTVDSTAAVVEPKVKPPIPQSNATKAARPIQSSYIRKGNSLLRKPLSDDTSHGFPGSSCSVYRLSPCSNTIKNDLASDCKTGDADALTLKRTGQVNTSEMTKALTKNRSVNSLSLTPCNLEELLPVSNPHSNGCTSKTLDVMEEMINSSPVPECRTDSVVNSDSQSTAVEGNSEKKIIYVKRRSYQLVATSNSDDISSLGVDNTQSRLSDGYFKSRENQLLRASPENHVKRGNENAIASGLVPHSVIPKTSTRKQSGFAKTCRHSKFSFVWKLHDTQSSEKHKNSLGPRKVWPHLFSPKRAAYWRNLILGIKPSHSNISQKLLVSRKRGALYTRSSHGYSLRMSKVLSVGGSSLKWSKSIERSSKKANEEATRAVAAAEKRKKEEKGAVHIASKSRNHVSRKWVLSVKLRPGERIFRIGSERYRMDPTRRTLQRITADKESSSSVALQSKKNVKRSYIPRRLFIGNEEYVRIGNGNQLIRDPKKRVRVLASEKVRWSLRTARLRLARKRKYCQFFTRFGKCNKDDGKCPYIHDPSKIVVCTKFLTGSCTNINCKLTHKVIPERMQDCSYFLKGSCSNDNCPYRHVHVNPDSSVCDNFLRGYCADGNECLKKHTYVCPAFEATGVCPQASTCKLHHPKKKIEKKPTIEQKVVRGRYFDGGLVGADDWSTAAAAPIEKLSSKGKDDIVVHEGQFPDYISLEVSDDETDEALVLEKVCDEILPDAQKDHGVE, from the exons ATGGAtctcccgccgccgccgcctagcttcggccgccgccaccaccaccaccacctcaggTACGAAAACGTCCTCCGCCCTCCTGATTTCCTTCCCCCACCCTATCCCCACCACCTCCCCCCACCACCGCCTCCACCACAAACCCGTTCGTCGAATATTCTTCTTCCAccaccgtcgccgccgcctccccctcCTCCACCCCTACCAATGCGTCACATGTCGCCAACCCCTCATCCTCGGCGTTTTGCTTTCTCTCCGCCGCGGTACCCTATTATTGAGCGATCCCATCATTACGAATTCGATCCACCACCAAAACCCTATTTCCGCCCCACTCGTCTTCCGCCTCCACCGCCCCCACCTCCGAGAGAAGACATGCCCTTGCAAATTGTTCCTGATTATCCCAAGAGAAATCCTTTCTTCGAATATGAAAATTATTCTCGGGGTCGTATTGATGATATACGTGAATTGCCTGAAAATTGGGATCGAGATTTGCGTTGGGGTGCCACGGGAGTTCATAGCAGGGTTCCCGAGATTGATAGAGGGCGTCGTGATAGATACCGTGATGTAATTCCTGAGAGTCTTGAGTTGTATAGAAAGAGGGATGATGGCAGGAGATGGGATAGTGAACTTAGTGATTGGGGTTCTGACTTGGACAGAAGGAGGGACTATGATGAGAGGAGATGGGATAGTGGTAGGGACTATGATGAGAGGAGATGGGATAGTGGTAGGAATGATCGGAGTCGTGACTTGTATAGGGAGTGTGATTATGATGAAAGAAGATGGGATAGTGGTATGAATGACCGGAGCCCTGACTTGTACAGGGAGCCTAGTTTTGATGGGAGGAGATGGGATAGTGGTATAAACAATCAGGGACGCGAGTTGTGTATTCAGGTGGTGGATGATGATGAGAGGAGACGGGATTCTAGCAGGTCTGCTGGAGTTTTGTCTCGACTGGGAAACAGGCAGCGAGAACTTTCTGAGAATGATCTAAGGTTAGGTGGGGTTTTGTCTCGACGGGGAAACAGGCAACCGGAATTTGCTGAGGATGATTTGAGTTTGGGTGGAGTTTTGTCTCGATTGGGAAACAGGCAACCAGAATTTTCTGCCGATAATCCAAGTTTGGGTAGATTTAGTGGTAGGTTAGGGACCGGGGTTAGTAAGGGGGAGTTAATGTGGCCTgataagaagaagaaattgcAGAAAAAGAATACATTACTTAGGACCCAATTAGGAAGTCGTAGTAGGCACAGTGGAGGTTTTAAGTCTCAACACTTTGCAAACAACACTAGTAGAGGTAGTTTCAAGGTCAAGGAAAAAGGATCTGCGAAGATGCAGACAAGAATGGAAGtcaagagagagagggagcagAGTCCTATGGAGCTTGCTATTTCATTTAAGTCAAATGCACTTGTGGCGAAGGCTATTCAGGTGCCATCTCATCCAGCTACTGAATTAAGTGTAAGGTCAAATTCAGTGGAAGAAAGAATAGGGTGTAGTGCGTCTGCTTTGCCTGCAGCCAAACAGAATGTTGTTTCAGATTTCCAATTTGATTCACAGGAAGCTTCAAAAGAGCACACCAGTACAAGGCAGCCTTTGCTTGGAGCTGATCTGCAGATGGAAAGAGATAATCATACCTTCAAAGTTGATGCTTGTAATCCCTTGGTTCCTAAGCTGAAGAGGAAAAGGAGCAATTTGAACACAAGACCTGCTTTGTCATATGTGGTCCATAGTGTAATTACTAAGTGTTCTGATCATGCAGGGGGATTGGTAACTACTACGGAGGATGCTGATCGTGTGCACCAGTTGAGAGCTGATGGGGTCGCACATCAGGCACATGAGAACTTTTTACCTAAAGAGAATTGTGGTTATGGGGACAGTTTGAACATCAATCTGGATGTGAACATTTCCAACAAAAATGTACATGATAAAGCTTCTGTATGTGATGCAGATATGGATGCAATTAAGCCCGTTAGCCGATATATTAAGTTTGGTAGTGATACAGAAGATGAAGTTAGTGAACATCCTAATCTGGGTGAGGCAATGCAAATGAAAGAGGATGCTATCATCTCTGATGTAGCATTTAAAGATGCTAACTCAGAGGACTTTTTCCCAAATCAGCCTGATACGCCCCAAGTTATGTTAGATGCAAAGCATTTCAGAAGTTTAGAAGGTGCTGCTGTTACAGTTTGTCCAAATGTTGCTTTTGACATTTCTGTCAGTTCTTGCATTCTTTCGGCAAATAATAAGGAGACTTTACCTGAGTTTGAAGCATCTTTTTCTGATAATGTGGGAACTGTTCTCTCACATAATGTTTACTCTGTGGAAGGATCTCCCGAGATGCTAAGTGGCGGAGAAACTTGCTTATCTATTGATAATTCATCCTCCAAGGTGATAACTGACGAAGAAACTTGTGTATCTGTTGGCCACTCATCCAAGGATATTAGGAAGAGGAAACGTGGAGGTGCTCAGATGGGTCTTTCTGGTACAAAGACCAATGTGAATGTCGAAACAGTTAGATTCATTGATGGTGGAGTTACAAGGTGTTTGGCAAAGGATATTGATCCTGCAATGGATGGCGACTTTGCTGATGAGAAAGATAGATGCAAGGTGGTTAACTGCTTACAAGAAGGTCCCTCTGGAGTTGAAGATTCAGTCCTAGAGGTTGATTTCACTGCAAATGGCTCATTCCCAGGCTACCAGAAGAAGCAGAAACTTTCCAGCCCAAGATCGAGTCTCTCATCTCTTTCCGAAGATGATACACTTGCAGATGGGTTCAGTAATCCCCCAATTCTTGAGCAGCATTCCACCAGGCCATCTGAATTGGGAGCTGAGCGAAGTGGGAATACTTCATCAGCATCCATAACCACCACACAATGCCGAACCACTGATGTGCGAGGTGAAGTTGGTATTAATGACTTAAATGTCGCAAATCAGGATGAGGATCTGGTAGATGGTGACGGATCACTAGGGAATGATGATCTTGCTTTAATTGCTAGTGGTATATCGTGTTCTGACAGAAATTGTCCCAGTGCTTCTGATTCTGGGGATGAATCGTTAGCGTCTAGCTTTGACATGCGATCTTGCATGTCTTCTCCTGAAGGGCTGCATGTTTACTCTGATTCATGTTTTTTGGGAAACACTAAGACTGATGCCTGCCTATCAGATACTGAAATGATTTGTCGGAGTGACAAAATATCCAACAAAAAGCATGTGTTTGCTGATCCAAATACCAGTTCTCTTGGGAGATGTTTCGAGGCAGCTGTTAAAAAATCACAAACTAATCCTGGCATTCCACAATTTCTACTTAAGGATACCAGTCAAGTGGTCAAGAAACTTTATCCAGTACATGGTAAACTAACTTGGAGTAAGGACCAAGTTCCTTCTGCTGTTACTAAAGTTTTTCCTGTGCAGCATCCTCCTTTAAATTTTAGTAATACGCGGAAATCATATTCTTCTCATGCTACAAAATCAAGGACGTGGTGTCGCACTGTTGACTCCACTGCTGCAGTTGTGGAACCTAAAGTAAAACCTCCCATTCCTCAGAGTAATGCAACAAAGGCAGCCAGACCTATACAGAGTTCATATATACGAAAAGGTAATAGTCTATTGAGGAAACCCCTGTCAGATGACACTTCACATGGATTCCCTGGTTCAAGTTGCTCAGTTTATCGGCTAAGTCCTTGCTCCAACACTATAAAGAATGACCTAGCATCTGACTGCAAGACTGGTGATGCTGATGCACTAACTCTGAAGAGAACAGGGCAAGTAAACACTTCTGAAATGACAAAAGCACTGACCAAAAATCGTAGTGTGAACTCATTAAGTTTAACTCCTTGCAACTTGGAGGAGCTTTTGCCCGTAAGTAATCCTCACAGCAATGGTTGTACTTCTAAGACTTTAGATGTCATGGAGGAGATGATAAATTCTTCTCCTGTTCCTGAATGCCGAACTGATTCAGTCGTCAACTCAGATAGCCAAAGTACAGCCGTAGAAGGGAACTCAGAAAAGAAGATTATTTATGTCAAGAGGAGATCTTATCAATTGGTTGCGACTTCTAATTCTGATGATATATCTTCATTAGGGGTGGATAATACCCAATCACGATTATCTGATGGTTACTTCAAGAGTAGGGAAAATCAGCTTTTAAGAGCATCACCAGAAAATCATGTCAAACGAGGGAATGAAAATGCTATTGCATCTGGACTGGTGCCTCACTCAGTTATTCCTAAAACTTCTACAAGGAAGCAATCTGGTTTTGCCAAGACTTGCAGACATTCGAAATTTTCATTTGTGTGGAAATTGCATGATACGCAGTCTTCAGAAAAGCATAAGAATTCTTTGGGACCTCGGAAAGTCTGGCCACATTTGTTTTCTCCTAAAAGAGCTGCTTATTGGAGAAATCTTATACTGGGTATAAAACCGTCCCATTCCAACATCAG CCAAAAACTGCTGGTGTCAAGAAAGAGAGGTGCACTTTACACTAGATCAAGTCATGGGTATTCTCTTAGGATGTCGAAAGTCTTAAGTGTTGGTGGCTCTAGTTTAAAGTGGTCGAAATCAATTGAAAGGAGCTCGAAGAAAGCCAATGAG GAAGCTACAagagctgttgctgctgctgagAAGAGGAAAAAAGAGGAAAAGGGTGCTGTTCACATTGCTTCAAAGAGCAGAAATCATGTTTCTCGTAAGTGGGTTCTTAGTGTAAAGCTGCGTCCAG GAGAACGAATATTTCGTATTGGTTCAGAACGCTACAGAATGGATCCAACAAGGAGGACTCTTCAGAGGATCACAG CAGATAAAGAATCATCATCATCAGTGGCTCTTCAATCTAAAAAGAATGTTAAGAGATCTTATATTCCCAGGAGATTATTTATTGGCAATGAAGA ATATGTTCGAATTGGAAATGGTAACCAGCTTATTAGAGATCCAAAGAAACGTGTCCGTGTCCTTGCAAGCGAGAAAGTTCGCTGGAGTTTGCGAACTGCCCGGCTGCGATTGgctagaaagagaaaatattgtCAGTTCTTCACTAGATTCGGAAAATGCAACAAGGATGATGGGAAGTGTCCGTACATCCATGATCCCTCTAAAATAGTAGTCTGTACAAAATTCCTAACTGGTTCATGCACCAATATCAACTGCAAATTGACCCACAAG GTTATCCCCGAGAGGATGCAAGATTGTTCATATTTTCTGAAAG GGTCGTGCTCCAATGACAATTGTCCTTATAGACATGTACATGTCAATCCTGATTCAAGTGTTTGTGACAATTTCCTCAGAGGCTACTGTGCTGATGGCAATGAG TGCCTGAAGAAACACACCTATGTCTGCCCTGCTTTTGAAGCAACTGGAGTGTGTCCTCAAGCATCAACATGCAAGCTACACCATCCGAAAAAGAAGATAGAAAAGAAACCAACAATTGAGCAAAAGGTTGTAAGAGGCCGCTACTTTGATGGTGGACTAGTTGGAGCTGATGACTGgagcacagcagcagcagcaccgATAGAGAAGCTCTCCTCGAAAGGTAAGGATGACATAGTTGTGCATGAAGGACAATTCCCGGATTATATTAGCTTAGAAGTCAGTGATGATGAAACGGATGAAGCACTGGTCTTGGAAAAAGTATGCGATGAAATTCTGCCAGATGCACAAAAAGATCATGGTGTTGAATAG